In Sporocytophaga myxococcoides, the genomic window GTTGCCGAGCGGTGTTTATTTCTGCAAATTCACCTCAGGTTCGAAGTCAATTGTAAAGAGATTAATACTAAATAATTAATCACTATTCAATTATAGTTTCATTTACTATACAGGTCTCATTTAAATAATATATCTGAGGCCTGTATTTTATATTCTTCCTTCAATTGGATTGAAGCCGAGCAGGTCTTTGTCTGAAAGTAGTTGTGCTAGTTCTTTAACCAGGGGTTGCAAGGCATGATTGTTTTTTGCAGAGCATCTGATCATAAATACATGCTCATTTACTTTACATGCACTGCCAATGATTTCACATTTGCTGACATCGTGCCCTTTTTCATCATAAAGATATTTTCTTGACAGAAAGTGTAATTGGGTTTCAATCAGCTTTACTTTTTCCAGATTTTCATTACCTGCAAGAAATATATTGAGATAACCTGAGTGGCTAAGAAAAGCACCGGGAGAGTTCATATTGCTTTGCTCAGGATCCATTTTAAATCGATCCCAGATTACTGTCCTCTCAGATACATTTATTTTAAGATCTGTAAAAAAGGATTTGAAGGCAAATCGTTCTCCATTCAATATTCTTCCACCTTCAAACCAGTCAAGAAATAGTAGTGCTGAACCTTCTTCCAGTTCCCATCTTATCCTTTGTTCGAATATACTTTCCTGATGTGGAACTATCGGGTCCCCCATGAACACTGTTAATGCATCTCTGCCGACTTTCCCTCTGATTTCCTGCAAACTTGATTTGTCGTGTTCGGAGCGGTATATTCTTGTATTGGCCTGAGTAGAAAAGACAGTTGTAGTGCCAGCTTTACAGTGGATGTCAAGAAATATCTGATCTCCTTCTACAAATCCGCCCCCATAGTTTGAAAATACTATCTGGCAGGATTT contains:
- a CDS encoding urease accessory protein UreD, encoding MIKDMTRSAVEISRIDNKSILTGSKIFRPLKIFSLQKGKSCQIVFSNYGGGFVEGDQIFLDIHCKAGTTTVFSTQANTRIYRSEHDKSSLQEIRGKVGRDALTVFMGDPIVPHQESIFEQRIRWELEEGSALLFLDWFEGGRILNGERFAFKSFFTDLKINVSERTVIWDRFKMDPEQSNMNSPGAFLSHSGYLNIFLAGNENLEKVKLIETQLHFLSRKYLYDEKGHDVSKCEIIGSACKVNEHVFMIRCSAKNNHALQPLVKELAQLLSDKDLLGFNPIEGRI